The stretch of DNA GCGTCGGAGAGTGCGTCGTCATGGATGGCACGCAGCATCGAGGAAAACACGTCGCCGTCGCTCTTGGTCTGCTGAAACCAGTCGTACGCCCGGAAATCAGGGGTTCCCTCGTAGCCCTCGGGCTTCGAGAGTCCCTCGAACAGTTCACCCGGGGTGTAGAGCGACGCCCGGTACGGATCGAAAGGAACGCCTGGCACAGGAGGGAAGACCAGCGCGCCCGACGACTGCACCTCCGCGGCCGCCTCGGGGAGCATCGAGCAGCCGAGGAAGACCGCGCCTCGGGTTTCGACGGACCGGAGGATGGAGGTACGGGCGGTCAGATCCACAGCCTGTACACGATGTCCTGACAGGGAGCCGGTGGCCGCCACGCTGTCGAACTCGGAGAGGGACTCGACCTCACGGCCGGACAGCGGGCGGGAAGCGCGGGAGGGGCCTGACGGCCCGGATATCGGCAGCACCCGCTCATGCTAGGCACGAGCCTCCGATGTACGGACCGGCGGGTCGACGCGCCGTACGGCGCGCTCCCACGTGGCCGCGCCGTCCCCGCTGCGCCCATCAGTTGACGCATCCCCCTGCCGCAGGACCCTGGGGCCACGGTTCAGGCCTGGTCCTCCACCACCGACGGGTCCATCCACATGACCTCAAAGATGTGGCCGTCCGGGTCCTGGAACGAACGGCCGTACATGAAGCCGTAGTCCCGAGTCTCCTGCACCGTGGCACCCCCTACGGACAGTGCCTTGTCGACCAGCTCATCGACCTTGTCACGACTTTCCGCGCTCAGGGCGATCAGGACCTCGCTCGTCTTCTCGGGGTCCGAGATCTCCTTCGGCGTGAAGTCGCTGAAGCGTGCCTTGTCCAGCAGCATCATCACAATGGTGTCGCTGATCACGACGCTGGCGCTGCGATCGTCGCTGAACTGGGTGTTGAGCGCGTACCCCAGGTCGGTGAAGAACTTCCTTGAGACCTCAAGGTTGTTCACCGCCAGGTTGACGAAAATCATTTGCTGGTACATGGCGTGGTGTCCCCTCGTGACAATGTGCGAGCCCGCTGCGGTCAAGGGCTCCTGCGGTGTTGTCCTGCGATGGGGTAGACCTGAGCCGGAGGCAGAAGTCATCGCCGGGAGGCGAACCACCTGTCGGATTCCGCACACGGCGTCCTCCGTGGTGCACCACCGTGCCGTCGGCGGCGCGGGGCTCCCACACCAGGCCCGTCGCGCACAGCGCCAGGCACCCAGGGATGCCCTCAGCCCGACACCCACCTTCCTGAGGTCGGTAC from Streptomyces tsukubensis encodes:
- a CDS encoding VOC family protein; translated protein: MYQQMIFVNLAVNNLEVSRKFFTDLGYALNTQFSDDRSASVVISDTIVMMLLDKARFSDFTPKEISDPEKTSEVLIALSAESRDKVDELVDKALSVGGATVQETRDYGFMYGRSFQDPDGHIFEVMWMDPSVVEDQA